A single window of Oreochromis aureus strain Israel breed Guangdong linkage group 7, ZZ_aureus, whole genome shotgun sequence DNA harbors:
- the dolpp1 gene encoding dolichyldiphosphatase 1 → MALEEQCSAPPRWRSISLTHVEFPEDDLTGHLLAYISLIPIAILVGFVTLIVFKRELHTISFFGGLLLNEGVNWLLKHILREPRPCAGAHTTVHTEYGMPSSHSQLIWFFVVYFFLFLYLRMHQTNNARCVDLLWRHILSIILLGIALSVSYSRVYLLYHTWSQVFYGGVAGSTIGIIWFFITQEVLTPIFPKIAAWPISEYFLVRDTSLIPNILWFEYTVTRSEARNRQRKLGTKVQ, encoded by the exons ATGGCGTTGGAAGAGCAGTGCTCGGCACCACCTCGATGGCGGTCCATATCTTTGACACACGTAGAGTTCCCCGAGG ATGATCTGACGGGACACTTGCTGGCCTACATCAGCCTCATCCCTATAGCAATTCTTGTGGGCTTTGTTACACTTATAGTGTTTAAACGGGAACTGCACACG ATTTCCTTCTTTGGAGGGCTCCTCCTGAATGAAGGAGTGAACTGGCTGCTGAAGCACATTCTCAGAGAGCCGCGCCCATGCGCAG GGGCTCACACAACTGTGCACACAGAGTATGGGATGCCCTCCAGTCATTCCCAGCTTATCTGGTTCTTTGTTGTttacttctttcttttcctttatttaag aatGCATCAAACGAACAATGCTCGATGTGTGGACCTTCTTTGGAGACACATACTGTCCATTATCCTCTTGGGCATAGCCTTATCAGTGTCATACAGCAG AGTCTACTTGTTGTATCACACCTGGAGCCAGGTTTTCTACGGTGGAGTAGCCGGTAGTACAATTGGCATAATCTGGTTCTTTATTACACAAGAGGTGCTGACACCAATATTCCCCAAAATAGCAGCATG GCCAATATCAGAGTACTTCCTGGTACGAGACACAAGCCTGATCCCAAACATCTTGTGGTTTGAGTACACAGTGACCAGATCAGAGGCACG gaacagACAACGAAAGCTTGGAACAAAAGTTCAGTGA